In the Alligator mississippiensis isolate rAllMis1 chromosome 7, rAllMis1, whole genome shotgun sequence genome, one interval contains:
- the UTS2B gene encoding urotensin-2B — MGRIGSAQLCFGMLAVLAIVVYIPSTHGKPFLLQGKLKARPECHLLYVTENQVFPEREDAGHQDALLTLLLDKNPAWRHPANIDLELAKKYEELQQLARLKEQLLADEGSDMAYPLESLAASHPQKRACFWKYCV; from the exons ATGGGCAGGATCGGTTCAGCCCAGCTTTGCTTTGGGATGCTTGCAGTCTTGGCCATCGTGGTCTACATCCCTTCCACACATGGGAAGCCTTTTTTACTGCAAGGTAAGCTGAAAG CGCGGCCTGAATGTCATCTTCTGTATGTTACAGAGAACCAGGTGTTTCCAGAGAGAGAGGACGCTGGTCACCAAGATGCCCTGCTGACTCTGCTCCTTGATAAAAACCCTGCCTGGAGGCACCCAGCCAATATCG ACTTGGAGCTGGCGAAGAAATAcgaggagctgcagcag CTGGCgaggctgaaggagcagctgctggCGGACGAGGGCTCTGACATGGCCTATCCCTTGGAGAGCCTGGCTGCATCGCACCCGCAGAAGCGTG